The Actinomycetes bacterium genome includes the window GCAGTGGCAGGCGGCTCGTCATGGGAGCTCCCTTTCGTTGTCCGGGCCGCCGGGTCCGGGCTCGTGGCCCGGACCGGCCAGCCCTCGGGCGTGCAGCGCCTCGAGCAGCGGCCGGGCGGCGGCGCGCAGGGCGCGCACGTCGGCGGCGTCCACCGGCCGCTGGACGCCGATGAGCAGGGTTGCCTCGTCCCCCAGGCGGATCCCCTGGAGGTGGGCGGCCGGCCGCACGGGCGGCCGAGACGGTCGCCGCCAAGAACCCCTCCCCAGCGCCCCGCGCGCCGGGGCCGCCGGGGGCGGAGCGGCCGGTCCCGCCGCCCAGAACCTCCGCCCGGCACCCCCGGTCTGCGCCGGCGGTGCTCCGGTCGTCGCCTGCCCGTCCACCGTGGACGTGGGCACCGTGGCCCCGGGCGCCTCGGACGCGGGCCGGCCGGCAGCGGGCGCCTCGGGCACGGGAGGGCCGGCATCGGGCGCCTCGGGCACGGGAGGGCCGGCATCGGGCGCCTCGGGCACGGGAGGGCCGGCATCGGGCCGTGCGAGCTCCGGCCCTCCGGGCTCGGGTGCCGTGGACGCCGGTGCGAGCGGGACCTGGGCGATCTGTTCTGCGAGCGGGACCCGGGCGATCTGTTCGAGGTCGGCCTCGCTGGCGCCGGCCAGCTCGACCTGGACGTCGGCGAGCGACAGGCCGCGGGCCTGCAGCCGCTTGATCGCGACGAGCTGGCGCAGGTGCCGCGGCCCGTACAGGGCGGTGCGGCCGCGCATGGCGGCCGGCCGGTCGACCAGGCCGAGCGTGGTGTACCAGCGGATCACCCGCTGGTCGGGCACGTCGCGCACACGGCCACTGGCCTGCCCGTCGTAGTCGACGGAGAGGGCGCCGCCGACCCGGCGGGTCAGCTCGTCGAGCGTCCAGGAAGCGGTCGGTTCCATGCCGACACTGTGACAGTGTCATATGACAGTGTCAAGGTGCTCTCCCCGACCTCGCGCAACGGGCCGTCCAGCGGGGGCCGAGCGGGGGCCGTCCAGCGGGCCTGCGGGGGGGCGATGCAGCGGGCGAGCGGGGGGGCCGTCCAGCGGGCCGAGCGGGGCCACGCGAGGGCAGCGGGCCAATATAGGGCCGTCTAGCAGCCCGTCCAGGGGCCGTTCAAAGCCGTCCAGGGGCCGTCCAGCAGCCGTCCGGGGGGCCGTTCAGGCGCTCGCGACCAGGTCCGGCCGGACGGGGTCGAGGGCCGCCTCCAGCGCGTCGATGTTCGGGCGCACCGTGATGGTCGCGCCCGCCCGCCCGTCGAGCACCTCCCTGGTCTTCAGGCCGTGCCCGGTGATCAGGGCGACCACCCGCTCGCCAGGCTGGAAGGCGCCCCGGGCGGCCAGCCGCGCGAGGGTGGCCACGGTCACCCCGACCGCCGTCTCGCCGAAGATGCCGGTGGTGCGGGCGAGCAGCTCGATGGCGTCGATGACCTGCTCGTCGGTGACCGCCTCGACGCGCCCGCCGGTCGAGCGGACCACCTCGAGCGCCTCCACCCCGTCGGCCGGGTCGCCGATGGCGAGCGACTTCACGATCCCGCTCGGCCGCACCGGCAGGACGTCGTCGCGACCCTCGCCGAACGCGGTCGCGACCGGCGCGCAGCCGTCTGACTGGGCGCCGTGGACCCGCACCGGGGTCGCCTCGACCAGGCCGGCCGCTGCCAGCACGCCGAACCCCTGGTGCACCTTTGTCAGCAGCGCGCCCGAGGCGATCGGGACGACCACGTGGTCAGGCAGGGACCAGCCGAGCTGCTCGGCCACCTCCAGCCCGACCGTCTTTGAACCCTCGGCGTACCAGGGTCGCAGGTTGACGTTGACGAACCCCCAGCCGAACGCCTCGGCGGCCTGGGAGGACAGCCGGTTGGCGTGGTCATAGGACCCCTCGACCGCGACCACGGTGGCCCCGAAGGCGGCCGCCGAGGCGATCTTGCCCGCTTCCAGGTCGGCCGGGATCACCACCACGCAGTCCAGCCCCTGCGCGGCCGCGGCGGCTGCCGTCGCCCCGGCCAGGTTGCCGGTGGAGGCGCACGCCACGGTCGACAGGCCGAACTCGCGCGCCTTGGCCACGGCGACCGCGACCACCCGGTCCTTGAACGAGTTGGTCGGGTTGCGGGTGTCGTCCTTGCACCACAGCTCACCGGGGATCCCCAGGGCCTCGGCGAGCCGGGGCGCCGGCACCAGCGGGGTGAGGCCGGGGGCGAGGTCGCCGCTGCCGGGCCGGGAGGGCAGGGCCGCCCGGTAGCGCCAGATCGAGCGCGGACCGGCCTCGATCCTGTCCCGGTCCAGCGCTGCCGCCAGCCCGTCGTGGTCGTACTCGACGTCGAGGGGGCCGAGGCAGTTGGGGCAGGCGTAGCGGAGCTCGGGCGGGTATGGCGTGCCGCAGCCGCGACAGCGCAGCACCACGGCGGTGGCGGGGTCGGGACGGTCGTGCGGGACTCGGGCCATGCAGGTGACCTCCGTGGGCTCGTAGGCGATCGCCTCGCGCCGCGGTCACCCGGACCGCTCGCGCATCTTTCCCCGCGGGCAACGGGGTCGGACGTGGCACCTTCCCCGTCCGGTGACCGGATCGGGGAGGTTGCCGGGGCTTCGTCGGGCCGGTCCCTCCACCCCTCTTGATGCGTCGCCATGTTCAGTTGTCCTTTCCAGCTTGCCCTGGCAGGCTCGGAGGCGTCAACGCCGGCGGCTGCGCGGGATCTGGGGCTCGAGGAGCGAAGCGTTAGCCTCCGGCTCCTGTCTGGGTATGTCGGGCGGTCGACGGGAAACGCGACCGGGAGAGAGGATGTCTCAGCTCGACACCTGGGAATGGTTCGGCAACCGGACCTTCCACTACAGCCAGTTCGAGCCGCTCGCCGCGCTGCGGGAGGCGCGGGAGCGGTCCGCGACCACGGTCTCGGTCTGCCTGCCCGCCCGCAACGAGGCAGCCACCATCGGCCAGATCGTCCGGGTCCTGCGGCGGTCGCTGCTCGAGCGCTCCCGCCTGGTCGACGAGATCGTGGTCGTCGACGGCGGGTCGAGCGACGGCACGGTCGCCATCGCCCAGTCCGAGGGCGCGGTCGTCCACTGCGAGGGCGACGTGCTGCCAGAGGAGGGGCCGGGGTCCGGCAAGGGCGAGGGGCTCTGGAAGAGCCTGCACGTCTGCCACGGCGACCTCATCTGCTGGATCGACGCTGACATCCGCAACATCCATCCCCGCTTCGTCTACGGGCTGCTCGGACCACTGTTCACCGACCCCGGCATCGTCTACGTGAAGGCGTTCTACGAGCGCCCCATCCGCGAGCGCAACGCACTGCGGGCCACCGGCGGCGGGCGCGTCACCGAGCTGCTCGCGCGGCCCGTCCTCAACCTGTTCTGGCCCCAGCTCGCCGGCCTGGTGCAGCCGCTCTCGGGCGAGTACGCCGGGCGCCGGGAGGTGCTCGAGCAGGTCCCCGTGTTCTCCGGCTACGGCGTCGAGCTGGGCCTGCTGATCGACATCGCCCGTCACGCCGGAGTCGACGCGATCGCCCAGGTCGACCTGGAGCGCCGGGTCCACCGCAACCAGGACGTGCAGGCGCTGTCGCGGATGAGCTTCGGCATCCTCCAGGCCGCCCTGGCCCGCCTCGCCGACGAGGGCAGAGTGGTGCCCGACGCCTGGTCGACCACCCTGTTCCAGTTCGCCAACCGCCTGCGCGAGTACCACATCGAGCCGCAGGAGATCACCACCTTGCAGCGACCGCCCATCGCCACCCTCGACAGCTACCGGCGGCGGCGGGACGCGCTGGCCGCCGGCTCGAGCGCCTGACGTGCCCGTGCTGCCCCTCGCCGAGGCCGGCCCGGTCCTGGACCGGCTCGACCCGGTGGTGCTGTTCTCCGACGTCGACGGCACCCTCGTCGGGCGGGGAGGCTCCCTGCTCGCCGGCTACGACGGCAGCCCGACCCTGGCCGCGGCCGAGGCCCTGGTCGAGGCCGGGCGGGCCGGCCTCGAGGTCGTGCTGGTGTCGGGCCGCACCGCGCTCCAGCTCCGCGAGGCGTCCCGCCTGCTCGGCCTGCGCGACGCGGTCGGCGAGGTCGGCGCCGTGCTGCTGCTCGGCCGCACGACCGAGCTGCAGTGGGGCGAGGCGCCCCGGACGCTGGGTGCCACCCCCGCCGAGGCCATCGAGCGCTCGGGCGCCCTGGCCGGGCTGCTCGACGCGTTCGAGGGCCGGCTCGAGCCACACACGCCCTGGCACGAGGGGCGCCAGGGCACCGCCCTGCTCCGCGGCCAGGTCGAGGTGGCCGAGGCGGACGCGGTCCTGGCCGGTGCCGGCTTCGGCTGGGCCAGGCTGCTCGACAACGGGCGCCTGCGCGGGTCCTACCCGCACCTCGGCACGGGCATCAGCCACGCCTACCATCTCGCGCCGGCCGGGGTGACCAAGGCGCGCACCGCCGCCGCCTACCTGGCCCGGCGCGGGCTCGCCGCCCACCAGGCCGCTGCCATCGGCGACTCCCCGAGCGACCTGGAGCTGGCCGGCGTGACCGGCGCGATGTTCCTGGTCGCCAACGGCGCCTGGGCGGCAGGCGAGCTGCCCGCGCCCGGCCCTCCCGGAGGGCCGGCCCCGGCCCCGGCCATCGCCACCCCCGGGCCGGCCCAGGACGGCTGGGCCGAGGCGGTCCGCGCCCTGCTCGCCCGCCGCCAGCGGAGCACCGGCCAGGAGGCCACTGAAAGCCCGCAGGCGACCTGATTTGCGACCCCCTGAGCTGCGGTGTTGCAGCCCGGCACGGGCAGGAACGGCCCTTGTCCAGTGGCCTCCCAGGTCCCGTTACCGTCAGCCCGAGCACGGCACAGGCGCTCTTGGGGCCGTGGGACGAGACTGCGCGTTGCCTACCCAGGGCCCTCGTTCCTGGTCAGCTCGTCCCCGTAGCTGACGTAACGCGACCAGAGGAACAGGAACAGGATCTTGGCCACCGCGATCAGCGGGACCACCACGAGCATGCCGAACAGGCCGCCGAAGGTGGCGCCGAGCAGCAGGCCGAGCATCACCACGACGGGGTGGAGCTGGACGGTGCGCGACATCACGTTCGGCGAGATCAGGTGGTTGTCGATCTGCTGGACGACCGTGAGCGCGACGGCGGCCCACAGCGCCGTGAGCGGCCTGCCGCTGACCAGGGCGATCACCACGGCCAAGACGCCGCCGATGAACGGGCCGACCAGGGGCACCAGGTTGAACACGCCGGCCACGATCCCTACCAGGAGCCAGAACGGCAGGTGGATCAGGTACAGGGCGACGCTCGAGGCGACCCCCACGAACAGCGCGACCAGGAGCTGGCCCCGGAAGAACCCGCCCACCGCCTTGCCGATCCGGTCGAACAGGTCGCGGAGCTCGTCGCGCCGGTGGGGCGGGATCATCGCGAGCGCCCCCCTCCGCAGCCGGGGCAGGTCGACCAGCAGGTAGAAGGCCATGATCGGCCCGATGACGAACAGCACCAGCCCGTGCAGCAGCGAGGACGTGACCGTGCGCAGGCCGGTCACGTACCTGGTGACCGCCTGCTGGTTGCCGCTCTGGGTGAGCCATGCCTGCACCCGGTCGGCGTCGAGGTTGACCTCCCAGCGCTGGCCGAAGCGCCGGCCCAGGCGCTCGACCTGCGCTTGGGCGTCCCGGGTGTACTGCGGGAAGTCGGCGGCCATGGCCACCACCTGGCGGGTGATGACCGGCACCAGGAGCGAGACCAGCAGCGCCACGATGGCCAGGAACAGCAGGTAGACGATGCTGGCTCCGGCCACCCTGGGCATGCCCCGGCGCTCCAGCGCGCTGACCAACGGGTTCAGGAGGTACACAACCACGAGCGCGATCAGCAGAGGGGGAAGGAGGACGCTGGCGAAGCCGAGCATGCGCAGGAACAGCCAGCCGAGCAGGATGATCCCGATGCCGGCCCAGGCACCGATACCGAAGCGGACGAAGCGGTCGTAGGCTGATATCCGCTTCGGCGGCTCCAGCAGGGTCGTGCGGGGCAGCTCGTCGGTGCCCTGGGTCATCGCTGGCACTCCTCGTCCCGTCATGGCGGGGCGACCCGGGGCGGAGAGGAGGCCCCACTACCATCTGAGCGCCCGGCTCGGTGCCGCACAGGGACGCCACCAGCATACCCACCAAAGCCGACGGCCCACCCACGGGAAAGGCAGCTTCACATGGCAGAGCTCGTCGTCGCATCCAACCGCGGTCCCGTCCAGTTCGAGCTCGACGAAGACGGCAACCTCTCCTCGGGACGGGGCGCCGGCGGCATGGTCGCCGCGCTCGGTCCCGCCCTCGCCGGCCAGGGCGGCACCTGGGTGGCCGCCGCCATCAGCGAGGGGGACCGTGTCGCCGCGAGGCGGGCGGGGCGGACCGGCAACCGCCGCCGGGTCGACCTCCCGCAGGGCCCGGTCCAGCTCCGCAGCCTGGTGATCGACCCGCGGGAGTACCAGGCCTACTACAACCGCGTCTCCAACCGCACCATCTGGTTCCTGCAGCACTACCTGTTCGACGTGCCCCGCCACCCC containing:
- the thrC gene encoding threonine synthase, which encodes MARVPHDRPDPATAVVLRCRGCGTPYPPELRYACPNCLGPLDVEYDHDGLAAALDRDRIEAGPRSIWRYRAALPSRPGSGDLAPGLTPLVPAPRLAEALGIPGELWCKDDTRNPTNSFKDRVVAVAVAKAREFGLSTVACASTGNLAGATAAAAAAQGLDCVVVIPADLEAGKIASAAAFGATVVAVEGSYDHANRLSSQAAEAFGWGFVNVNLRPWYAEGSKTVGLEVAEQLGWSLPDHVVVPIASGALLTKVHQGFGVLAAAGLVEATPVRVHGAQSDGCAPVATAFGEGRDDVLPVRPSGIVKSLAIGDPADGVEALEVVRSTGGRVEAVTDEQVIDAIELLARTTGIFGETAVGVTVATLARLAARGAFQPGERVVALITGHGLKTREVLDGRAGATITVRPNIDALEAALDPVRPDLVASA
- a CDS encoding glucosyl-3-phosphoglycerate synthase, which encodes MSQLDTWEWFGNRTFHYSQFEPLAALREARERSATTVSVCLPARNEAATIGQIVRVLRRSLLERSRLVDEIVVVDGGSSDGTVAIAQSEGAVVHCEGDVLPEEGPGSGKGEGLWKSLHVCHGDLICWIDADIRNIHPRFVYGLLGPLFTDPGIVYVKAFYERPIRERNALRATGGGRVTELLARPVLNLFWPQLAGLVQPLSGEYAGRREVLEQVPVFSGYGVELGLLIDIARHAGVDAIAQVDLERRVHRNQDVQALSRMSFGILQAALARLADEGRVVPDAWSTTLFQFANRLREYHIEPQEITTLQRPPIATLDSYRRRRDALAAGSSA
- a CDS encoding AI-2E family transporter, producing MTQGTDELPRTTLLEPPKRISAYDRFVRFGIGAWAGIGIILLGWLFLRMLGFASVLLPPLLIALVVVYLLNPLVSALERRGMPRVAGASIVYLLFLAIVALLVSLLVPVITRQVVAMAADFPQYTRDAQAQVERLGRRFGQRWEVNLDADRVQAWLTQSGNQQAVTRYVTGLRTVTSSLLHGLVLFVIGPIMAFYLLVDLPRLRRGALAMIPPHRRDELRDLFDRIGKAVGGFFRGQLLVALFVGVASSVALYLIHLPFWLLVGIVAGVFNLVPLVGPFIGGVLAVVIALVSGRPLTALWAAVALTVVQQIDNHLISPNVMSRTVQLHPVVVMLGLLLGATFGGLFGMLVVVPLIAVAKILFLFLWSRYVSYGDELTRNEGPG
- a CDS encoding MerR family transcriptional regulator; amino-acid sequence: MEPTASWTLDELTRRVGGALSVDYDGQASGRVRDVPDQRVIRWYTTLGLVDRPAAMRGRTALYGPRHLRQLVAIKRLQARGLSLADVQVELAGASEADLEQIARVPLAEQIAQVPLAPASTAPEPGGPELARPDAGPPVPEAPDAGPPVPEAPDAGPPVPEAPAAGRPASEAPGATVPTSTVDGQATTGAPPAQTGGAGRRFWAAGPAAPPPAAPARGALGRGSWRRPSRPPVRPAAHLQGIRLGDEATLLIGVQRPVDAADVRALRAAARPLLEALHARGLAGPGHEPGPGGPDNERELP
- a CDS encoding HAD family phosphatase gives rise to the protein MPVLPLAEAGPVLDRLDPVVLFSDVDGTLVGRGGSLLAGYDGSPTLAAAEALVEAGRAGLEVVLVSGRTALQLREASRLLGLRDAVGEVGAVLLLGRTTELQWGEAPRTLGATPAEAIERSGALAGLLDAFEGRLEPHTPWHEGRQGTALLRGQVEVAEADAVLAGAGFGWARLLDNGRLRGSYPHLGTGISHAYHLAPAGVTKARTAAAYLARRGLAAHQAAAIGDSPSDLELAGVTGAMFLVANGAWAAGELPAPGPPGGPAPAPAIATPGPAQDGWAEAVRALLARRQRSTGQEATESPQAT